One region of Pogona vitticeps strain Pit_001003342236 chromosome 1, PviZW2.1, whole genome shotgun sequence genomic DNA includes:
- the LOC144583976 gene encoding uncharacterized protein LOC144583976, with translation MCLTRSQMAEMGKVREPQGDQGSEEEFGSVQDESTGELTSELRRMLLAQQHELRVREMEEKEREKQRKFEMEREEKQEREREKQRQFELERERMEREERLERERMAFELRKLEMMNQNNNNNRDSEVGQLSKTDLKKFPVYNKGDCPEVFFSLVERAFVDFSVRETEKMTIMRSLISGSLAEVYAEMPVELLKDFAEFKKLVFARHGINAEQLRQKFRSLTKKPEQTFTQVGAQLVRLLEKWLSQEGTETFQQLKDLIALEQFYSVLHGELKFHVRERKPKSVAEAAEIADFIYQIRKPLGAEGKTVGKPKETYSRYSQGPGKNQQGGGAHVEGKPSDMKPPRPQILEGKPKPDEKDSKYSRKCYFCQGKGHLISECEKLKQLKGNLPHDLSGTKPKAVFCVQTEQSSLPLREPVAMATQSGPVTSADQAGENGPLVEVKRCLLVRTDLQLFETAGVDVGIFDHQYRGLRDTCSQVTLCHPDIIPRKYIIPNESLKVAGIEGQVISLPVAEVPVSFQGWRGVWRLAISSTLPAAVLVGNDLAEHVKRVLVITRSQATTETVQGGTEEPEAEADEGSPEAVAETLTTDSKFGQEQKADATLRKCFEKVADTQLTPETPARFREEKGILYRETLMNISKGGDGIRRQLVVPEKYRPMILQRGHSDMFAAHLGVNKTQQRITQNFYWPEIGKQIKEFCKQCDVCQRQGNNRDRTKAKLCPLPVIDTPVKCIGVDIVGPLPKATKRGNRFILTIVDHATRYPKAIPLTNIETNTVADALVGYMSRMGFASEIITDLGTSFTSKLMKRLWQICGIKHKETTAYHPESNGLTEKFNGTLMRMIRAYLAENPNNWDQKLQSLLFAYRSVPQASTGFSPFELLFGRKVKGPLDLIKQNWEQITQGDPQDVVTYIDTLMNDLKRNLELAAENLQAQKVRQKTWYDQKARERHFNPGEEVLWLRPCKENKLQLKWAGPYRVISKMSDLNYLIEQEDHLKHLEIVLQRLSAAGLTVKASKCQLGSPEIKYLGHIVGGGVIKPLEAKIEAVRDWPRPNTKKKVKSFLGLVGYYRKFIPRFSEMANPLTDLTRKKTDDRIPWTSDCEEAFRRLKEALIHYPVLRAPDFDREFIIYTDASNSGVGAVLCQEDENGDQHPVSYLSRKLQKGERHLATVEKECLAIVYAIQKAKPYIWGRHFVLCTDHSPLQWLKTMKTHNSKLMRWALNLQDFDFEVKVVRGSMNCVADALSRRPDE, from the exons atgtgcttgactcgaagccaaatggcagaaatggggaaagtaagagaaccacagggagaccaaggttctgaggaggaatttggctcagtgcaggatgagagcacgggagaactgacctcagaactcagaagaatgctcctagcccaacagcatgaactgagggtgagggaaatggaggaaaaggaaagggagaaacagagaaaatttgaaatggaaagggaagagaaacaggaaagggaaagggagaaacaaagacaatttga attagagagagagagaatggaaagagaagaaagattggagagagagaggatggcgtttgagttaagaaaattggaaatgatgaaccagaacaataataacaatagagattctgaggtgggccaattgtctaaaactgacctgaagaaattccctgtgtacaacaagggagattgccctgaggtgttcttttccctcgtggaaagagcgtttgtggacttctcagtaagggaaactgagaagatgaccattatgcgatctttaatcagtggcagcctggcagaagtctatgcagagatgccagtggaactgctgaaggacttcgctgagtttaaaaaactggtgtttgcccggcatgggataaatgctgaacagctgaggcaaaaattcaggtcactcacaaaaaaaccagagcagacttttacccaagtgggggcccaactggtgaggttgctagagaaatggctgtctcaggaggggacagagaccttccagcagctcaaagacctgatagcgctggaacaattttattcagtcctgcatggggaactaaagttccatgtgagggagaggaaacctaaatcggtggcagaagcggcagagatcgcagatttcatttaccaaataaggaagcccttaggtgctgaggggaaaactgtgggtaagcccaaagaaacctacagcaggtactctcagggaccagggaaaaaccagcaagggggaggggcccatgttgaagggaagccctcagacatgaaaccaccaagacctcagattttggagggaaaaccaaaaccagatgagaaagactccaagtacagcagaaaatgttatttctgtcaaggaaagggccatctaatctcagagtgtgagaaattaaagcagctaaagggaaatttgcctcatgatttgagtggaaccaagccaaaagctgtgttctgtgtccagacagagcaaagctccttgccactgagggagcctgttgccatggctactcaatctggaccagttacatctgctgatcaggctggggaaaatggtcctcttgtggaggtcaagcgctgcttactagttaggacagatttgcaattgtttgagaccgcaggggtggacgtaggaatatttgaccatcagtatagggggctaagggatacttgttcccaggtgaccctgtgccatccagacattattcctaggaagtatataatcccaaatgagagcttgaaggtggcagggattgaggggcaggtgatctcactgccagtagctgaggtacctgtgagttttcaaggctggaggggagtttggcggctagcgatttcatcgactctgccagcagccgtgctcgtgggaaatgacctggctgaacatgtgaaaagggtgctagtgattacacgctcacaagctaccacggagacagttcaggggggtactgaagagcccgaggctgaagcagatgagggtagtcccgaagctgtggcagaaaccttaaccacagacagcaaatttggccaagagcaaaaggcagacgccactctccgaaagtgttttgaaaaggtggcagacacccagctaacacctgaaaccccagcgagatttcgcgaggaaaagggaattttatatagagagaccctgatgaatatctcaaaagggggagatgggatcagacgtcagctagtggtacctgaaaagtatcgccccatgatcttacaaagggggcactctgacatgtttgctgcgcacttaggggtgaacaaaacacagcagagaatcacacaaaatttttactggcctgaaatagggaagcagatcaaggagttctgtaaacaatgtgatgtgtgtcagaggcaggggaataaccgtgacaggaccaaagcgaagttgtgccctttgcctgtgattgacaccccggtcaaatgtataggagtggatattgtgggacctttgcccaaggccacaaagaggggaaaccggttcattctcaccattgtggaccatgccacgaggtaccccaaagccatacccttgactaacatcgaaactaacacagtggcagatgccttggtggggtatatgtccaggatgggatttgcctcagaaataatcacagatttgggcacatcgtttacgtcaaagctcatgaaacggttatggcaaatctgtggaattaaacacaaggaaaccactgcctatcaccccgaaagtaatgggttaacggagaagttcaatgggactctgatgcgcatgattagggcttacttggcagagaatccaaacaattgggaccagaagctgcaatcccttttgtttgcttaccgatcagtgccccaagccagtaccgggttcagtccgtttgaacttttgtttgggagaaaagtcaaaggtccacttgatttaatcaagcagaattgggagcagatcacccagggtgacccacaagatgttgtgacgtacatagacactttaatgaatgacctgaagagaaacctagagctagcagcagaaaacctgcaagctcagaaggtcagacagaaaacctggtatgaccagaaagccagggagaggcactttaacccaggggaggaagtgctttggcttaggccctgcaaggagaacaaactgcagctcaaatgggcaggaccatacagggtcatttccaagatgtcggatctgaactaccttatagaacaggaagatcacctgaaacacctggagatagtgctgcagaggttaagtgcagcagggctaacagtaaaggcaagcaagtgtcagctgggtagcccagaaataaaatacttgggtcacatagtagggggaggagtgatcaaacccctagaggccaagatagaagccgttcgtgattggcccagacccaacaccaagaaaaaagtcaaatcatttcttgggttggtgggctactacagaaagttcatcccgaggtttagcgagatggcgaatccgctgaccgatctgacgcggaagaagactgatgaccgcatcccgtggaccagcgactgtgaggaggcgttccggaggttgaaggaggcgctcatccattatccagtgctgcgtgctcccgacttcgaccgggagttcatcatctacaccgatgcgtctaacagcggggtaggagcagttctttgccaggaggatgaaaatggtgaccagcatccagtgtcctacctgagtaggaaactccagaaaggtgagagacatttggcaaccgtggaaaaggagtgcctggccatagtatacgcgattcagaaggccaaaccttacatctggggaagacattttgttctgtgcactgaccactcaccactgcagtggttaaagacaatgaaaacccataatagtaaacttatgaggtgggctttaaacctgcaagattttgactttgaagtgaaggtggtcagagggtcaatgaactgtgttgctgacgccttgtcaagaagacccgacgagtga